AGGTGCATATCCGCAAACTGTGCGAACATGGTTACCCGAGGGTCTACAACAATCAGTGGAAATTTACGTTTTTCCAGCGCTTCTTTTAAGCGCCAATATATTATGGGGTGCTGTTCTGGCAGGTTAGAACCAAAGGCAATTAAACATTCGGTATGCTCAAAATCGCCATAGCAACCGGGTGGGCCGTCGGAGCCAAAAGAACGCTTGTAACCCGAAACCGCCGAGGCCATACACAGGGTGGTATTACCGTCGTAGTTGTTGGTGCCAATAACACCGCGCACTAGCTTACCCAAGGTGTAGAACTCCTCGGTCATTATTTGACCGGTGGATACAATCGCTACGGAATCGCGGCCGTATTTTTCTTGTATACGTTTAAATTCTGCTGCGGTTTTGTCTAGTGCGGTATCCCAGTTCGTATCTTGCCAATTATCGAAACGTTTTTCGCGTACTTTTGGCGTAGTACCACGGCCAACTGAATCGAATATTTGCGCTTCGGTTAAGCCTTTTATACACAACTTACCACGGTTAACATCGGCACCACCCACGCCGCGAGTCGTAACCGGTACACCCTCTTCGTTCATGCCAATTTCAATAGAGCAACCCGTAGAACAGTATCCACAGGTAGAGTATTTCCAATCGACCACACCTTTATCACGAATGATGATCGGGTTTTTATTTTTTCGACCAAATAACATGGTTTGTCTCGTTTAGTTAACTATCGCCAATAGGGGGAACATTCACTTTTCGGACCGTATTAATCAAACCTACAAGGCTAAGCGTTTATGGACATTTCAAAGAACTAGCTTGTTGTTTATGTACAGCGCTAACCTAACCCCAAAGCTTGCTTCACGTACTGTAAGATTTCGCTCCAAGTGCAGAAAAAATGGTAATTACAAGGCTTCTGCTAATTGAATTTGGCCGCCGTGCTCGCGCACCGGAAATGTTTTTATGCTGACCTCTTCATCTTCCAAACAGGCACCTGTTTGCAGATTAAAATGCTGTTTATATAATGGCGAGGCAACAACAATTTGCTGCTTTAGATCACCCACGATACCGCGTGCTAATACGGCCGTTTTCGTGAAGGGGTCTATTGCGTCTATTGCATAAAGTGTTTCTTTCACTTTAAAAATAGCGACCTGCTGTTCGCCAAGCAGTGCGCGAACACCCAGCAATGGTGAGAGATCAGCTGCATCACATACGGACACCCAGTTTAATTCATTACTCATGTTTCTCTCTCCTGGTTACGCTGGCACAGCTTCAGACTCAACAAATTTAACAACTTCTTCTTCCGTAGCGGGTCGAATCTGTTCGCGCTCTTCCACAAATACCACGGTGTTGTCTTTGGCATCGCTGTTTACAAAGGTGCGGAAACGCTTAAGTTTTTCCGGGCTTTCTATGGTGGTTTTCCATTCGCACTGGTAGGTATCTACAACAAGGTCCATATCACTTTCCAGCTCGGTACAAATATTAAGCTTATCGTCTACAACAACAGATCTAAGGTACTCCAAACCGCCTTCTAGGTTGTCCATCCATGTGGCAGTACGCTGCAGCCGGTCCGCTGTGCGTACGTAGAACATCAATACACGGTCGATAGTTTTAACCAGCGTTTCGTCATCCAAGCCGGTAAGGAATAAATCCGCGTGGCGAGGCTTCATACCGCCGTTTCCACAAACGTAAAGGCTCCAACCGGTTTCGGTGGCAATAACGCCTATATCTTTACTCTGTGCTTCTGCACATTCGCGGGTACAACCGGATACGGCGAATTTAATTTTATGGGGTGCCCGTAAGCCCTTGTAGCGGTTTTCCAGCTTAATCGCCATTCCAGCACTATCGAGCACGCCGTAACGACACCAAGTGCTACCCACACAGGATTTAACCGTACGCAGTGATTTGCCGTAGGCATGGCCCGTTTCAAAACCCGCATCGACTAGTTCTTTCCAAATAAGGGGTAGTTCATGCTGTTGAGCACCAAATAAATCGATACGCTGCCCCCCGGTAATTTTGGTGTAGAGACTGTAGGTTTTAGCCACAGCGCCAATGGCAATAAGTTTGTCTGGGGTAATTTCACCGCCTGGAATACGCGGCACAATGGAGTAGGTTCCATTTTTTTGCATGTTGGCCATAAAGTAGTCGTTGGTGTCTTGCAGTGGCGCAACACCATCTTTAAGCACATAGTCGTTCCAGCAGGAAGCGAGAATGGAACCAACGGTTGGCTTACAAATATCACAACCCAAACCTTTGCCGTGCTTCTCTACCATTTCGTCGAAGGTTTTAATTTTTCCTACGCGTATGATGTGATACAGCTCTTGACGCGTATGCCCGAAGTGCTCGCAGAGATCGGTATTAACTTCTACACCCAGCTTAGTGAGTTCGCTGTTAAGAAGCTGGGTGGTCAAGGCAACACAGCCACCGCAACCGGTTCCCGCTTTGGTTGACGATTTAACTTCGCCAATGGTGGTAGCACCCGCCTGAACAGCGCAGCAAATATCACCCTTTGACACATCGTGACAACTGCAAATTGAAGCCGTGTCTGGCAGTGCATCTACGCCAATACCCGCAGAGGCTGCATTGCCATCCAGTGCTGGTAGAATCATGGCTTCTGGGTTTTCGGGTAGGTCCATGCCGTTAACGCATATTTGCTGAAGCGTTCCATAAACTTCTACTTCACCCACCAAAACCGCACCAAGTAATTTTGTTTTGTCTTCGGAAACAATAATGCGCTTGTAAACTTCGTTAACACCGTCTTGATAAACATAACTTAAGCAGCCAGGGGTGCGGCCTTGCGCATCGCCAACACTGGCGACGTCTACGCCCAACAACTTGAGTTTTGTGCTCATGTCGGCGCCAGTAAACTGCTCTTCACCGCCGGTTATATGCGAAAGTGCGACCTTCGCCATAGTGTAGCCCGGAGCCACAAGACCAAATATTTTTCCGTCCCAGAGAGCACATTCGCCAATCGCGTACACATTGTCGACTGAAGTCTGGCAATTATTGTTAATTACAATACCGCCACGCTCACCTATTTGAATATCGAATTGCCGAGCCAGCTCATCTTGCGGGCGAATACCCGCGGAGAACAAAATCATGTCGGTTTCAAGCTGCGAGCCGTCGGCAAAGTTCATGCTGTAGCGGCAGTTTTCACCCGCAACAATTTCTTGGGTATTTTTTTCGGTGTGAATATTTACACCCAAGCTAGAAATTTTCTTGCGCAGTAATTCACCGCCACCTTCGTCTAACTGAACGGCCATTAAACGCGGCGCAAACTCAACAACGTGTACTTCAAGGCCTAGATTTTTAAGCGCATTGGCGGCTTCTAAACCAAGCAGGCCACCACCAACAACAACACCCACTTTACTTTCTTTGGCCGAGGCGGTGATATCTTCTAGGTCTTCTATGGTGCGATAAACCAAGCAATGGGGTTGGTCTTTTCCGGGAATAGGCGGAACAAATGGAAATGAGCCTGTCGCCAAAATTAAGTGGTCGTAGGGTTCTTCGCGGCCACTGGCGGTCACCACTTTATTTTCTTCGGTTTTTAACTCAACGACTTTTTCGTTAAGCACATATTTAACGCCGTTCTCTTCGTAATACGCTTCGGACGTTAGCATTAGGTCATCAGCGGTAGAGCCAGAAAAATACGCGCTCAATTGAACACGGTCATACGCTAAGCGCGGCTCTTCAGAAAAAGTAATTACTTCGTACTGGTCTGCACTCTCATGGTTAATCAAGTTGTCAATAAACTTGTGGCCAACCATACCGTTACCAACAACGACTACTCTTTTTTTACTCATCTTACGTCCTCAAATAAAAATTCTGCCAGTAACTGTTTAGGCACAGTTCTGTGCTAATTCTTCCAGCTCGGGCATTGCTTTTAGCTTGCCCGCTAGGCTTACCACATCACCCACCACAATTAGTGCCGGCGACTGTACATTCTGAGATTCGACCAGGGCATCTAATTCACCTAGGTTGCCGATGATGTCGCGCTGATTTTTGCGACAGCCATTTTCTATAATGGCCACCGGGGTGCTGCCACTTAAACCGTGCATGCACAGGTTTTGCTTAATAACGTGCGCACGGCTTACGCCCATATAAAACACTAGGGTGTGCCCTATTTGCGCTAGCGCTCGCCAATCGAGGTTCAGCTCGGTTTCACCATGGGCGGTGACAAACGTGCAGCCTTGGGCAAGCCCTCGATGTGTTAGCGGAATGCCTGCAGCGGACGTACAACCCGAAGCCGATGTAATACCCGGTATAACTTCGGCATCAATACCCGCTTCTATCAACGTAAGCAGTTCTTCACCGCCACGACCAAAGACAAAAGGGTCGCCGCCTTTTATGCGCACCACGTTAAGGCCTTGGCGCGCTTTCTTCACAAGCAGGGAGTTAAGCTCTTTTTGCGGAATACTGTGGTCGTCTTTTCGCTTACCCACATAAAACGCCGGTACAGATTTAGGGAAAATTGTACGAATATCTTCGCTGACGAGGTTGTCGAATAAGATAAGGTCGGCTTGCTGTATTACACGCAGAGCCTTCACCGTTAATAGGTCTGGGTTACCGGGCCCAGCACCCACCAACCAAACTTTTCCCGCATTCGAGCTCTTTGGCTGATTTGCAGGCTTTTGTTGTGTGGAAAAAGTCATATTGCACCACAAGTTATAATGAGTTTTGCACCAGACTGGTATATTTGAAGGGGACATTAAAAAACCAGCTACACAGCGTTTTAGCAAAATAGATACCAGCACAAACACTATTGATTATTTTTTTTATAAAGCTATATATATCAATATGTTACGAAAAAACGCATACCAAAACCCAATAAGCCCCAACCTCTACGCACCTGTTTTTCAATAAATCTCGCACCACAATGGAGCGCTTGCGCACTGCAAAACCTCACCCACTTTTCGTGTACAGCGAGGCACTGCGAAT
The Teredinibacter franksiae DNA segment above includes these coding regions:
- the nirD gene encoding nitrite reductase small subunit NirD, translated to MSNELNWVSVCDAADLSPLLGVRALLGEQQVAIFKVKETLYAIDAIDPFTKTAVLARGIVGDLKQQIVVASPLYKQHFNLQTGACLEDEEVSIKTFPVREHGGQIQLAEAL
- the nirB gene encoding nitrite reductase large subunit NirB, whose product is MSKKRVVVVGNGMVGHKFIDNLINHESADQYEVITFSEEPRLAYDRVQLSAYFSGSTADDLMLTSEAYYEENGVKYVLNEKVVELKTEENKVVTASGREEPYDHLILATGSFPFVPPIPGKDQPHCLVYRTIEDLEDITASAKESKVGVVVGGGLLGLEAANALKNLGLEVHVVEFAPRLMAVQLDEGGGELLRKKISSLGVNIHTEKNTQEIVAGENCRYSMNFADGSQLETDMILFSAGIRPQDELARQFDIQIGERGGIVINNNCQTSVDNVYAIGECALWDGKIFGLVAPGYTMAKVALSHITGGEEQFTGADMSTKLKLLGVDVASVGDAQGRTPGCLSYVYQDGVNEVYKRIIVSEDKTKLLGAVLVGEVEVYGTLQQICVNGMDLPENPEAMILPALDGNAASAGIGVDALPDTASICSCHDVSKGDICCAVQAGATTIGEVKSSTKAGTGCGGCVALTTQLLNSELTKLGVEVNTDLCEHFGHTRQELYHIIRVGKIKTFDEMVEKHGKGLGCDICKPTVGSILASCWNDYVLKDGVAPLQDTNDYFMANMQKNGTYSIVPRIPGGEITPDKLIAIGAVAKTYSLYTKITGGQRIDLFGAQQHELPLIWKELVDAGFETGHAYGKSLRTVKSCVGSTWCRYGVLDSAGMAIKLENRYKGLRAPHKIKFAVSGCTRECAEAQSKDIGVIATETGWSLYVCGNGGMKPRHADLFLTGLDDETLVKTIDRVLMFYVRTADRLQRTATWMDNLEGGLEYLRSVVVDDKLNICTELESDMDLVVDTYQCEWKTTIESPEKLKRFRTFVNSDAKDNTVVFVEEREQIRPATEEEVVKFVESEAVPA
- the cobA gene encoding uroporphyrinogen-III C-methyltransferase, with the protein product MTFSTQQKPANQPKSSNAGKVWLVGAGPGNPDLLTVKALRVIQQADLILFDNLVSEDIRTIFPKSVPAFYVGKRKDDHSIPQKELNSLLVKKARQGLNVVRIKGGDPFVFGRGGEELLTLIEAGIDAEVIPGITSASGCTSAAGIPLTHRGLAQGCTFVTAHGETELNLDWRALAQIGHTLVFYMGVSRAHVIKQNLCMHGLSGSTPVAIIENGCRKNQRDIIGNLGELDALVESQNVQSPALIVVGDVVSLAGKLKAMPELEELAQNCA